GTAGCGCGATAAGTAGCCTGCTATGGTTTCATCCAGTGAGAGCTCAGTGAGACCCCTGAAGAATACAGAGCTTTTGTTGATCTTCAGGTGCCGATCCTTATCAGCATCAAGGTCGTTGTGCCAAACAAACAGATCCTCAGTGTATGCATTGAAATAAAGTGTATCTGGGGTCCCTTTGCCTTTCCACTTTCCCTGCTCCTTAAATTCCATTGAGAGGCGAGTCTTTCCGGTTCGATTGTATGCATACAGCAGAACACAGTGGAAATCGTTAACGTCGTCACGGAGCCTTTGCGCAAGCTTCGTCAGATTGTTGTACCGTTGTATCGTCGGTGCGTTGCTCATTGCCCATAGACCTCAAAAGACGGGAAAAGCTGTTGCATCAGCCCTTGCTTGTGCTGGCTTAACGTTTCAATTTTCCGACTCTCCGCCGCAATCAGGTCGTCCAGCGACCCGAGGCAGTCGGCGATTTTGCGTTGTTCTTGGAGAGAAGGAACGGGGACAGATTCATTAGAGTAATCCTTGAAATATATGTGTGGAATACCTGTTCCAACGACATACTTTGATAAATCAAGCGTCGAGAGCAGATGATATATCCAAATCAGATTATGATTATTTTGGTGACGCAGCTTCAGATAGGTTAGCGTCCCCAAAACCGATGTAAATTTTTCGTGTAGATACAGCCTTCCAACACCAGATCCATCTTTGACTATTGCAATGTAATCTTCATCTTGCTCATAAGTCTTAATTTGCCCTACAAGGCCACTGGCACCATATACACAGTATCCATTTTCAACAAACTCCAATTTATTCTGGAAAGCCTCAGAAACCTCTGCATTCAATATATGGCGCAAGGTTTCAACTTTCCACTTCCCCGCATTCTGAAATTCCGGAAACCGCAACTTCGGCACTAATGCTTTCGCTTCTCGCATCATTCTTCCAGTCCAGGTGCGTGTTTCAGCGCCTTTTTCTCTGCTGACGTTAGTCGCCGCTCGACTTTCTTC
This window of the Acidiferrobacterales bacterium genome carries:
- a CDS encoding restriction endonuclease subunit S gives rise to the protein MMREAKALVPKLRFPEFQNAGKWKVETLRHILNAEVSEAFQNKLEFVENGYCVYGASGLVGQIKTYEQDEDYIAIVKDGSGVGRLYLHEKFTSVLGTLTYLKLRHQNNHNLIWIYHLLSTLDLSKYVVGTGIPHIYFKDYSNESVPVPSLQEQRKIADCLGSLDDLIAAESRKIETLSQHKQGLMQQLFPSFEVYGQ